GACTACCTGACCAAGAACGGCGTGGACGCTTCGCGTCTGGTCGGTCCGATCGGTTACGGCGAGAGCCGCCCGATTGCGCCGAACACCAACCCGGATGGTTCGGACAACCCGGAAGGCCGTGCGAAGAACCGTCGTACCGAGCTGAACGTCCAGAACTAATCGGACGCTTCATGCTTCAAGCAAAGCCCGGCCTCGCGCCGGGCTTTGTTTTTGTGCGTGTGGAGCCGGGACCAGGGACTCGGGACTCGGGACTCGGAAAAGCGGCACTTCTGCAAACGCAGCACAAACGTCTTCAAGCTGAACTTTTTCAGCCTTCCCAATTATTTAGCGCATGCAGTGCCGGTATCGGTTGAAACTGCGCCTGGCCCTGCCTACACTCGCGGCGTCGTCTCGCCTGAATGGAAAACCCGATGCTGCGTATCGTTACGGCTGGCCTGCTTGGTCTGGCCCTGATTCCTGCCGCCCATGCCGCACCGGATTGCTCCGGCGACGTTCTGCCCAAGCCGCTGCCGTTGCCGGCCACGGTCGGTGCGCCGGTCGCTTCCGAGCTGTCCACGCGCAACCTGCAGCTGGGCATGCCCAGCGGCGTGCTGGCCCAGGCCTACAGCGGCGACCAGTCGCTGGACCGTGTGCTGCTGCGGCTGCGCGCCGAAGGCTGCCAGAGCCTGGCCAACGTCGTGCCCGCCGGCGGCGCGGTGAAGCCGAACGATCCGGCCGCGTACAAGCCGACCACCGCGTTCGACAACACGCCCTGGCGTTTCGACATGAGCCAGAACGGCAAGCGCATGACCGCCGAGGAATTCGACGCCTGGATGAAGGCGCGCGGCGTGCGCGTGGTCAAGGCGCGTCCGGCCGCGGCGGTAGTGCCGGCCGCGGCGGCGCCCGACGCGGCCAAGCCGGCCGACAAGCAGTAAGCGCGGCGCGCGGTCGCCGACCGCGCCTGCGTACGAAGCGCGAGCGGTGAAGCCTCCTTCGCGTTCCCGCCGTCCCGCATCGCGCGCGTCGGCGTCAGCGGCCGGCGCCAACCGGCCGCCTGCTGCCGCCGCGGCCGGCGAGGCCCGCCACGGCCTGGCGCGGACCCTGTCCAAGCTCGGCCTGTGCTCGCGCACCGAGGCCGCGCGCTGGATCGCCGCCGGCCGCGTCGCGGTCGACGGGCGCACCGTCACCGATCCCGAATTCCCGATCCTGCGCGGCCGGCATCGCCTCGCGCTCGACGGCGCGCCGCTGGCTGCGACCCAGCGCCTCTATCTGATGCTCAACAAGCCGCGCGGCCTGGTCACCACCGCGCAGGACGAACGCGGCCGCGACACCGTCTACCGCTGTTTCGACGGCGCCGGGCTGCCCTGGCTGGCGCCGGTCGGGCGCCTGGACAAGGCCAGCGAGGGGTTGCTGCTGTTCTGCAACGACCCGCAGTGGGCGGCGCGGGTCACCGACCCGGCCAGCGGCCCGGACAAGACCTATCACGTGCAGGTCGATGCGGTGCCGGATGCGGACCTGCTGGCGCGGATGTGCGCCGGCGTGGTCGCCGAGGGCGAAGCGCTGCGCGCCAAGCAGGTGCGGCTGCTGCGCCAGGGCGACAAGCACGCCTGGCTGGAAGTGGTGCTGGACGAGGGCCGCAACCGGCAGATCCGGCGCCTGCTCGCCGAACTCGACCTGGGCGTGCTGCGCCTGATGCGCGTGGCGATCGGCGGACTGGCGCTGGGCGAACTGGGCAAGGGCGCCTGGCGTGAACTCAGTGCGACGGAAGTCGCTGCACTGGTGTCGGCGGCGGACGCCAGCGCGCCAGTCGCGCGCTGAGCAGGGCGGCGACTACGTCGTAGGCGCGCGCATCCTGCGGACCGCGCGCGTCGTGGTGGCGACCCTTGGTGTGGTTGCAGCCGGCACAGGCCAGCGCGAGATTGCGTGCGTCGTTGGGGTCGTCGCCGACGAGTCCGCACAACGCGATGGCCGCACGGCGGCCGAACCAGGCCTGCGGTACCACGTGTTCCAGCGTGCTGTGGCCGAGCGGTTCCCCGTCGTCGCGCACGCGCAGGCGGCGCCGGCAGTGCAGGCACCGTGTCTCCCAGCCGCCGTCCACCGGCTGCGCCTGCGCGTCGGTCTGCGCCGCCAGCAACAGCCGTTGGCGCAGGAGCGTACGCACCTCAGGCAGGGATCACGTTCAACTCGCGCCCGATCCGCACGAACGCGTCGATCGCCCGGTCCAACTGCTCGCGGGTGTGCGCGGCGCTGATCTGGGTGCGGATCCGCGCCTGGCCCTTGGGCACCACCGGGAAGAAGAAGCCGATCGCGTAGATGCCTTCCTCCAGCAGCCGCTCGGCGAAGCGCTGCGCCAGCGGCGCGTCGTACAGCATCACCGGGCAGATCGGGTGGGTGCCGGGCTTGATGTCGAAGCCGGCCGCGGCCATGCGTTCGCGGAAGTGGCGGGTGTTCTCGACCAGTTGCGCGCGCAGGGCGTCGGCCGCATCCAGCATCGCGAATGCCTTGATCCCGGCGGCGACCACGTGCGGCGGCAGCGAGTTGGAGAACAGATAGGGGCGCGAGCGCTGGCGCAGCAGTTCGATCACCTCGCGCCGGCCGGTGGTGAAGCCGCCCAGCGCGCCGCCCATCGC
This sequence is a window from Xanthomonas sp. CFBP 8443. Protein-coding genes within it:
- a CDS encoding pseudouridine synthase, translating into MKPPSRSRRPASRASASAAGANRPPAAAAAGEARHGLARTLSKLGLCSRTEAARWIAAGRVAVDGRTVTDPEFPILRGRHRLALDGAPLAATQRLYLMLNKPRGLVTTAQDERGRDTVYRCFDGAGLPWLAPVGRLDKASEGLLLFCNDPQWAARVTDPASGPDKTYHVQVDAVPDADLLARMCAGVVAEGEALRAKQVRLLRQGDKHAWLEVVLDEGRNRQIRRLLAELDLGVLRLMRVAIGGLALGELGKGAWRELSATEVAALVSAADASAPVAR
- a CDS encoding HNH endonuclease, producing the protein MRTLLRQRLLLAAQTDAQAQPVDGGWETRCLHCRRRLRVRDDGEPLGHSTLEHVVPQAWFGRRAAIALCGLVGDDPNDARNLALACAGCNHTKGRHHDARGPQDARAYDVVAALLSARLARWRPPPTPVQRLPSH